In the Microtus pennsylvanicus isolate mMicPen1 chromosome 6, mMicPen1.hap1, whole genome shotgun sequence genome, one interval contains:
- the Gadd45b gene encoding growth arrest and DNA damage-inducible protein GADD45 beta, with product MTLEELVASDNAAQKMQAVTAAVEQLLVAAQRQDRLTVGVYEAAKLMNVDPDSVVLCLLAVDEEEEDDIALQIHFTLIQSFCCDNDIDIVRVSGMQRLAQLLGEPAETLGTTEARDLHCLLVTNCHTDTWKSQGLVEVASYCEESRGNNQWVPYISLEER from the exons ATGACGCTGGAAGAGCTGGTGGCGAGCGACAACGCGGCTCAGAA GATGCAGGCGGTGACCGCCGCGGTGGAGCAGCTGCTGGTGGCCGCGCAGCGTCAGGATCGCCTCACCGTGGGGGTGTACGAGGCGGCCAAACTGATGAATGT GGACCCTGACAGCGTGGTCTTGTGCCTCCTCGCCgtagatgaagaggaggaggatgacatCGCCTTGCAGATCCACTTCACCCTGATCCAGTCGTTCTGCTGTGACAATGACATTGACATCGTCAGGGTATCCGGCATGCAGAGGCTGGCGCAGCTCCTGGGGGAACCGGCAGAGACACTGGGCACCACTGAGGCCCGAGACCTGCACTGTCTTCTGGTCACG AACTGTCACACAGATACCTGGAAAAGCCAAGGCTTGGTGGAGGTGGCCAGTTACTGTGAAGAGAGCAGGGGAAATAACCAATGGGTCCCCTATATCTCTTTAGAAGAACGCTGA